A DNA window from Thiothrix subterranea contains the following coding sequences:
- a CDS encoding BRCT domain-containing protein, translating to MMILYSDSKGALSVHISRKPRDDGMYLRGFCEAAKGLRTWRKDRIVQEFTDEVELYTYLRANPIDSCSNSTQRKPRARKPEGAVFEICFTGFPAKERSELEAKATAFGMWVKNSVTVNLDLLCTGEKAGPVKMQKAEAQGTCLLTVDEFFDLVNNGVMPEGWVK from the coding sequence ATGATGATTCTCTACAGTGATTCAAAAGGGGCGTTATCTGTCCATATTTCGAGGAAACCAAGGGATGATGGAATGTATCTACGAGGTTTTTGTGAAGCTGCTAAGGGCTTGAGGACATGGCGCAAAGATCGGATTGTCCAAGAGTTTACCGATGAGGTTGAGCTTTATACCTACCTGAGAGCAAATCCGATAGATTCATGCTCAAATTCCACACAACGCAAACCACGAGCTAGAAAACCAGAAGGGGCAGTGTTTGAAATTTGTTTTACTGGATTTCCTGCCAAGGAGCGCTCAGAACTGGAGGCCAAAGCTACTGCTTTCGGTATGTGGGTCAAAAACAGTGTGACGGTGAATCTTGACCTGTTATGTACAGGAGAAAAAGCAGGACCAGTGAAAATGCAAAAAGCTGAGGCGCAAGGTACTTGCCTACTGACTGTCGATGAATTTTTTGATCTGGTGAATAACGGTGTAATGCCAGAAGGATGGGTAAAATGA